A region of Pseudomonadota bacterium DNA encodes the following proteins:
- a CDS encoding type I restriction-modification system subunit M codes for MSDVVNKLWGFCHTLRHDGIDYGDYIEQLTYLLFLKMANEKGIDLSKMEFEENKKMVKMDCSWEPFTEKSGTDLLDTFTQIMRALSRQSGLLGDIFIQAMPRFTNPVNLKKVINMIDEEDWSSMEVDIKGAAFEGLLEKSAAEGKKGAGQYFTPRVLISSIVNVMQPDPRVAKEYKICDPACGTSGFLMMAYEWLMKVTKGALDRKDVLRIKKQTYYGQELVPRPRRLALMNLFLHGLEPQIYLGDSIYEPERGERYDCILTNPPFGTKGANQAPVRDDFTVATSNKQLNFIQHVFTILKPGGRAAMVLPDNVLFSDEAGDVFKYLMEDCNVHTLLRLPNGTFTPYSQGVKANVIFFQKGLKTENTWIYDCRTNIPGVTKKDRPLTAAMFAEFEKCYEKDPNGQVKRKDLGEEGRFRNFSISYIKERDYNLDITWLKDNNLEDPNSLPEPQILASDAITELNACVDELQEILTLIESEEVE; via the coding sequence TTGTCTGATGTTGTCAATAAACTATGGGGCTTTTGCCATACTCTGCGTCACGATGGAATTGATTACGGTGATTATATAGAGCAACTAACCTATTTGCTGTTTTTGAAAATGGCAAATGAAAAGGGTATTGACCTTTCCAAAATGGAATTTGAAGAAAATAAAAAGATGGTCAAAATGGATTGTTCATGGGAGCCCTTTACTGAGAAATCTGGAACAGACCTGCTTGATACATTCACGCAAATCATGCGTGCCTTAAGCCGTCAGTCCGGCCTTTTGGGTGATATTTTTATACAGGCTATGCCCCGATTTACCAATCCGGTCAATCTGAAAAAAGTTATCAATATGATTGATGAAGAGGACTGGTCGTCAATGGAGGTTGATATCAAGGGCGCGGCCTTTGAAGGACTTCTGGAAAAGTCGGCAGCAGAAGGCAAAAAGGGTGCAGGACAATACTTTACTCCCCGTGTGCTTATTAGCTCAATTGTTAATGTGATGCAGCCCGATCCCCGGGTGGCGAAAGAATACAAAATTTGTGACCCCGCCTGCGGCACTTCCGGCTTTTTGATGATGGCGTATGAATGGTTGATGAAAGTTACCAAAGGCGCGTTGGATAGAAAAGATGTGCTCCGCATTAAAAAACAGACTTATTACGGCCAGGAACTGGTGCCACGTCCCCGCAGGCTTGCGCTGATGAACCTATTTCTGCATGGCCTTGAGCCGCAGATTTACCTTGGCGATAGTATTTATGAACCGGAACGTGGAGAACGCTATGATTGTATCCTGACCAATCCCCCTTTTGGCACCAAAGGTGCGAATCAGGCGCCGGTGCGGGATGATTTTACGGTTGCCACCAGCAATAAGCAGCTCAACTTTATTCAGCATGTGTTTACGATACTAAAACCCGGTGGACGGGCGGCAATGGTGTTGCCGGATAATGTGCTTTTTTCCGATGAGGCAGGTGATGTATTCAAGTACCTGATGGAAGACTGTAATGTACATACTTTATTGCGGCTGCCAAATGGAACCTTCACGCCATACAGTCAGGGCGTAAAAGCAAATGTGATATTCTTTCAGAAAGGTCTTAAAACCGAGAATACCTGGATATATGACTGTCGCACCAATATTCCGGGAGTGACAAAAAAAGACCGTCCACTAACTGCGGCAATGTTTGCAGAGTTTGAAAAATGTTATGAAAAAGACCCCAATGGGCAGGTTAAGCGCAAAGACCTTGGAGAAGAAGGCAGATTTAGAAACTTTTCCATATCATATATTAAAGAGCGCGATTACAACCTCGATATCACCTGGCTGAAAGATAACAATCTGGAAGACCCAAATTCACTTCCCGAACCGCAGATACTGGCAAGTGATGCTATCACGGAACTCAATGCCTGTGTGGACGAGTTGCAGGAAATACTTACTCTGATTGAATCGGAGGAAGTGGAATGA
- a CDS encoding DEAD/DEAH box helicase family protein encodes MTESEKITRKKRIDEKLKSSFLNWEIIHNDKVNDTSLLVRHAVEEYPTATGPADYALFVEGKLFGIIEAKKISVGAENVLEQAKRYSKGVPNTIGEWREYKVPFLYSTNGELIFHLDVRNKGNCSYQLLDFHSPQALLDKFNRDTQSAEAWFKKRPVNEITRLRPYQIKAIEAIENSACDGTKQMLLAMATGTGKTFTLVSSIYRFLKSGYAKRILFLVDRRVLAAQTVSAISAFETPEGLKLDKEYEVYSQKFKREDLEDESNFDPKLLPEEYLTNPKEKQTFIYVSTIQRMSINLLGKEAVSNFEYDVDANKLDIPINAFDVIIADECHRGYSAKETGRWKYVLDYFDAIKIGLTATPATHTLAMFKHKVYSYSTEQAVLDGYLVDYDAVKIKSDIHINGAFLKEGELVGEIDMGTGAEQLDELEDEREFGATEIEAKITSPDSTKKIIKAIKKYTDKHEEEHKRFPKMLIFAVNDLPYVSHADEVVRTCKQVYGGGDDFVIKITGSPTVDRPLQKIRQFRNRPEPKIVVTVDMLTTGVDIPAIEMVVFMRMVKSRILWVQMLGRGTRLCKEIYKEKFTIFDCFDGSLIEYFKNATDFNVNLQQETVPISEIIERIYDNRDREYNVKRLIKRLRRIEKNMGTEARDKFAKYIPDGDMKAYADKLKENIDKSFTNTMQLLMDKDFQDLLENYPRPQKVFFKGYDIVDTVEDEVMFRVGSDLQKPEDYLKLFEAFVKRNPEQIEAIEILLSKPKQWNTDALEDLRDKLRKSDFSEKDLQRGHELVYKKPLADIISMIKHASDYDVPILTAKERVELVISLIAGAHNFSNEQLTWIAYIKEHLIENLAIAEEDFEIMPVFERHGGRTKAKQIFGNEFNTLVNEINEALAA; translated from the coding sequence ATGACTGAATCGGAAAAAATAACCCGTAAGAAAAGAATTGACGAAAAACTCAAATCTTCTTTTTTGAATTGGGAAATTATTCATAATGATAAAGTTAATGATACATCATTGCTTGTCCGGCATGCGGTTGAAGAATATCCAACAGCAACCGGTCCGGCCGATTATGCCTTATTTGTTGAAGGGAAGCTATTTGGAATTATTGAAGCAAAAAAAATTTCGGTTGGTGCAGAAAATGTATTGGAACAGGCCAAAAGATATTCAAAAGGTGTTCCAAATACCATAGGTGAATGGCGGGAGTATAAAGTTCCTTTTCTCTATTCAACAAATGGTGAACTGATTTTTCATCTTGATGTGAGGAATAAGGGAAACTGCTCTTATCAGTTACTTGATTTTCATTCTCCTCAGGCATTGCTGGATAAATTCAACCGGGATACACAAAGCGCCGAAGCCTGGTTTAAAAAAAGGCCGGTTAATGAAATTACCCGTTTACGGCCATATCAAATAAAGGCTATCGAAGCTATTGAAAATAGTGCCTGTGATGGCACAAAGCAAATGCTTTTAGCAATGGCAACGGGTACAGGAAAAACCTTTACCCTTGTTTCTTCTATCTACCGGTTTTTAAAATCCGGCTATGCAAAAAGAATCCTCTTTCTCGTAGACAGAAGAGTATTGGCAGCCCAAACCGTGTCTGCCATTTCTGCTTTTGAAACACCGGAAGGATTAAAACTCGACAAAGAGTATGAAGTGTACAGTCAAAAGTTTAAACGGGAAGATTTAGAGGATGAATCCAATTTTGACCCGAAGTTATTACCGGAAGAATACCTAACCAATCCTAAAGAAAAACAAACTTTTATATATGTATCTACCATTCAAAGGATGTCTATAAATCTTTTGGGCAAAGAAGCGGTCAGTAACTTTGAATATGATGTTGATGCGAATAAGCTTGATATACCCATAAACGCATTCGATGTCATTATTGCTGATGAGTGCCATCGGGGATATTCAGCAAAGGAAACAGGACGGTGGAAATATGTTCTGGACTATTTTGATGCCATAAAAATCGGTCTTACCGCCACCCCTGCCACACATACTCTTGCGATGTTTAAACACAAAGTTTATTCATACAGCACCGAACAGGCCGTACTGGATGGGTATCTGGTAGATTATGATGCTGTTAAGATTAAATCCGACATTCATATCAACGGCGCTTTTCTCAAAGAAGGTGAGCTGGTCGGTGAAATAGATATGGGAACCGGAGCAGAGCAGCTTGATGAGCTTGAAGATGAGCGGGAATTTGGCGCTACGGAGATAGAGGCCAAAATCACTTCTCCGGATAGTACAAAAAAAATTATTAAAGCGATAAAAAAATACACGGACAAGCATGAAGAAGAACATAAGCGTTTCCCCAAAATGCTTATCTTTGCTGTTAATGATTTGCCTTATGTTTCCCATGCCGATGAAGTAGTCAGAACTTGCAAACAGGTTTACGGCGGGGGGGATGATTTTGTAATTAAAATCACCGGCAGCCCAACGGTTGACCGCCCGCTGCAAAAGATCCGGCAATTCAGAAACCGTCCGGAACCCAAAATCGTTGTTACTGTTGATATGCTTACAACCGGGGTTGATATTCCAGCCATTGAAATGGTTGTATTCATGCGCATGGTGAAATCCCGTATTCTCTGGGTTCAGATGCTGGGGCGCGGAACACGGTTGTGCAAAGAAATATACAAGGAAAAATTTACCATTTTTGACTGTTTTGACGGCTCACTTATTGAATATTTCAAAAATGCCACTGATTTTAATGTGAACCTCCAGCAGGAGACTGTTCCCATTTCAGAGATTATCGAAAGGATTTATGATAACCGTGATCGGGAGTATAATGTAAAACGGCTTATTAAACGGCTCCGGCGAATTGAAAAGAACATGGGAACCGAGGCGCGGGATAAATTTGCGAAATACATCCCTGATGGCGACATGAAAGCCTATGCCGATAAGCTCAAAGAAAATATTGATAAGAGTTTTACCAATACGATGCAGCTATTAATGGATAAAGATTTCCAAGACCTGTTGGAAAATTACCCCCGGCCTCAAAAGGTATTTTTTAAAGGATATGATATCGTGGATACCGTAGAGGATGAAGTCATGTTCAGGGTGGGCAGTGATTTACAGAAGCCCGAAGATTATCTCAAACTTTTTGAAGCTTTTGTAAAAAGAAACCCCGAGCAGATAGAAGCTATCGAAATACTTTTATCAAAGCCAAAACAGTGGAATACCGATGCGCTGGAAGATTTGAGGGATAAGCTGCGCAAAAGTGACTTTTCAGAAAAGGATTTACAACGTGGCCATGAACTGGTGTATAAAAAACCTCTCGCAGATATAATTTCAATGATAAAGCATGCCTCTGATTACGATGTTCCCATTCTTACCGCTAAAGAACGAGTGGAGCTGGTTATTTCCCTAATAGCCGGAGCCCATAATTTTAGTAATGAACAACTTACCTGGATAGCCTATATCAAAGAGCATTTAATTGAGAACCTTGCGATTGCTGAGGAGGATTTTGAAATCATGCCTGTTTTTGAGCGACACGGCGGACGCACAAAGGCTAAACAGATATTTGGAAACGAATTTAATACTCTGGTAAATGAAATTAACGAAGCCCTTGCAGCTTGA
- a CDS encoding DUF4065 domain-containing protein, which translates to MDTFYKDLGLKIKKIRGKTGLSQDSLAQKLGISRVAVSQIESGARKISAEEIVMLAETFNIQTDVLLDITKDIKILFEKSTKKQAKKQEIRISVPQRNLQKFKEVLIYILEKVGSKPNVGETVLYKLLYFMDFNFYEKYEEQLIGATYIKNKYGPTPKEFIKVIEEMEGKDLVRVKDNYFKYPQTKYLPLRKSDLTQLKAHEKEVIDDVLNTLSNMNASEISEYSHNDVPWKTTEDGDIIQYEAVFYRTSPYSVKNR; encoded by the coding sequence ATGGATACTTTTTATAAAGATTTAGGCTTGAAGATAAAAAAAATAAGAGGAAAAACAGGATTGTCCCAAGATTCTTTGGCACAAAAACTTGGAATAAGCAGAGTGGCTGTTTCACAAATAGAATCCGGAGCCAGAAAAATCAGTGCCGAAGAGATAGTTATGCTTGCTGAAACATTTAATATTCAAACGGATGTTCTGTTGGATATAACAAAAGATATAAAAATCTTATTTGAAAAATCCACAAAGAAACAAGCAAAAAAACAGGAAATCAGAATCAGTGTTCCTCAAAGGAATTTGCAAAAATTCAAGGAAGTGCTAATCTATATCCTTGAGAAAGTCGGGTCCAAACCCAATGTCGGAGAAACGGTTCTTTATAAGCTTCTTTATTTCATGGATTTCAATTTTTATGAAAAGTATGAAGAACAATTAATAGGAGCAACTTATATAAAAAACAAGTATGGGCCGACACCTAAGGAATTTATAAAAGTCATAGAAGAAATGGAGGGAAAAGATTTAGTAAGGGTAAAAGACAATTATTTTAAATATCCGCAGACTAAATATTTACCTTTAAGAAAATCCGATCTGACTCAGCTAAAAGCACACGAAAAAGAAGTTATAGATGATGTTTTAAATACTTTGTCAAATATGAATGCTTCCGAGATCAGTGAATACTCCCATAATGATGTTCCATGGAAAACCACCGAGGATGGAGATATTATTCAATATGAAGCAGTATTTTATCGGACTTCGCCCTATTCGGTGAAAAATCGTTAG